The Bombus huntii isolate Logan2020A chromosome 2, iyBomHunt1.1, whole genome shotgun sequence genomic interval AGATGTCGACCAAGAAAGTCCACCAAATGTTGTTGCTAATTTAAGAACTGAAATGTTGGACAGTAGCAGCGAAGCTGCTATTGAAACATCTGATAAAAGTCAATTAACAGATAAACCAGTACAAGCAAACAAAACAACTGCAATTTCTAGACGTATGTTGTTTTCCTTCTGCGAAAATTGCGTTCTGTAATATTATGtttctacttttatttttcaatttatagaTGAGAGTCCAGAAACCGAAATACCTCCACCTTTGGTTACACCGACATCACCAACTGTAGAAAAGTTAGCTACTTCTGGTGGAAGAAGCAGAACGGAAAGAGAGCAACGAAGTGGTAACACATTGTACCAGGAACTCAGTTTTCAAGATGCTGATGCATTAGGTGAAATGGATGAAGGAGCAGATATTACTGGTAACTGTCGTTAAACAGTTCAATGTTTGATGTTAATTTAAGAGTCTTATAACTAATACTGTGCTTGTCCTTAAAATCTTAGGTAGTTGGGTACATCCTGGGGAATATGCCTCGTCGGGtatgtttcataaaataacCAAACGTTTATACAAATATCATTACTTATTTGTTAATCCTTTGAGTTCTCAAATTCATTCTGTCATACACAACTAAGATGAAACGTACATTGCGATGAATATAGTCATTGACGAATCGAATAGTACAatattcgttttatattaatcAAGCATGCTCAACTTTCCTGTATACTAATGTTGATAAAATGAATATCcaaataaaatcaatattgCATGCCAAATTCTTAAGTTAACAATTAGGTCTTACACTTAATTCTCTGGAACTCTGAGGGTTAATATTAaagttataattataaaatattaatgaaataaaaattttacaatattatcTACATCACATAAATAGTAACAATTATGTAAAAAGGATAGTAGTAAGAAATAGTTAACTTTATTGAtgttgtaaaatatttgttaatattattcgttattcAAAATTGACTATTTTCTACCACTGTCCTTCCTTTAGAAATTACAAGTTTTCTGTTTGAGTCATATGGAAAAGTATGTACTAAtgtgattttatatttcattgcTTACCTCCTTACTTCTGCTGGCTGTGGTCATATTTTGACTAATAATCGcatgatataaataatctCGTATGCAGTCAATGACAACTTCTTTGGTaagatatattaatatatgtattgcTAGTAATGAAAGCATTTATGTTTTGTTgtattaattatgaaaaataatattttattaggGATGGGAAAAGAAGTGGAGAACCTTATTATGGAAAACAATGAATTGCTAGCTACAAAGTGAGTActcttatatattttataataatattgtagtatatttattataacattttatatatcacatttatttttcagaaatGCGCTTAACATTGTAAAAGACGATTTAATCGTGAAAGTAGATGAACTCACAAGGTAAAATGTCGTTTTTGAGGTGATACAATAAATAAGTGTTAGTTTGTAAATATGCAATATATACATAAGTAAATATGTTTCTCAGTGAACAAGAAATATTACGCGAAGAAGTTCGGGGCTTGCAACAAACTAGAGAACGTTTACGGCAGAAGGTCGCTACTCTTGAAGAAGAATTGAAAAAAGTTAAGGAAGAGGCAGAGGCAGCAGCAAAAGCAGCCAAGAGCGACGATGAAGAAGATGTATCATTAGCACAAAGGAAGAGGTTTACCAGAGTCGAGATGGCTAGGGTGCTTATGGAGAGAAATCAATATAAGGAACGTTTCATGGAACTTCAAGAAGCAGTTAGATGGACAGAGATGATAAGAGCAACAAAGACTGATCCTTCTAGTATATCAAGTGGAAAAGTATCTGTATGGAAGTTGTTAGTATTATTTCACATAGAAAGAAACAGATATCGAATGCggtaataatttattactttcttttgtcttGTTTGTAGTTTTAGTAGTCTCTTCACAGGACCTGCAGATCGAGGAGCCTTAGTTCGTGGACCACACACATTACCTCATATGAGGTATAGTGCACCAACCAATCAAGTTGTCCCAGCACCGCCTCTGGATACCATGCGTAGACGTACGTTGAAAGGTCGCCATGAGTTTTTCGACCAGGGAGACACCATGTGagaaatcaatcaaattctaTACACGCACTTAGATATTATAACAATTTGACACTGAAGTCTGACAAATTATTCTCTATCTTTCGTATAGAGATTTGTTTCTTTTACCATCACGCCCTCTTCTAACTACAATTTCAATAACTGTGATTGTTTTTACAACGAAAATTTTTACAGAGAGATATACACAATCACTATACAAACTTCATATGTAaagtttattttaatatttttaccaaAGCTATTGCAACAACAAGAGATTTTTTCTCTTGGTGGGGTAGAATTTCAATATcttcttataatttttttttcttttttgaatCGATATCATCTTTCCAGATTAGAGTCCTCTTTGGTCAGTTGGGATCCATAATCTTTTGTCACGACTCTCAATTACTCTTGATCATTCTTAAGAAATGTGAGTCATTTCTAAATAATTCGTTGCCTGAGCAATTTGCAAATGTGATGGTTTTTAACAAATTGTCATTATGATTTCCCTCTTACCTGccattttttatgaaaaaaaattgtgGGTGTATATTCTATGCGCAGTATAAAGTATTGAAGGACTGAGGATTATGGTCCGTGGCACACAGATCCCTTTTGATAATCTTATTCTCATTAATACATCTATCTATTTCTCATAATATTAATGAAGTTATAAATAATCGTCTGTATTGAAACGGAAAATTGCTTACATATACCTATTATATAAATCAATCTACCATTTACTATTTCAGAATGGTAATGACTTATTTAACAAAGTAAACTGTCTGTTATCTTTGCAAAGTCGTGCTGGAAAAGCAATagttttgtaaataaaagtttgtacatttttaaaagaaagataatatatgaTCATTATTGATCAACAAATAAATGAAGTTTTGACTATGTTATAAACTTGGCTTTTATTTCACTCTTGCTCTGCGCTTTGATTTTTCGTTCGGGTTTCGTCCTTGCCTGTCCTTCATGGCGTTGTCAAGAGATACCTGGTTATTCTGGTTTTCGGTGGGGTGCTTATTGGCCAGCAGGTAAATCTGTTCTGCTCTATGTCTAACATTTCGCTTCTACACgtggatatatatataaatcttaTTGTATAAATAACGAACCTGAACATTGTTATACAAGATGATGGAAAGAACGATTGGATTAAAGCTTCATTCGAATTCAAGAAAGTATTCCGTGATCAAGAGAGTCTTCATAGGAATATATGGTTGAACAAATAACAGCATTCAGTAAATCTACTAACTTTATAATTCAAAATTCTGTCTTGATCATGTGTACtacaaaaataatcgaataattaATGTTCTTTTGATACGTTCTTACAGATCTTCTGAGAAACTCGTAGCGAGACGTGCAAATGAACGAAGAGAGCAATATCGTCAAGTCCGTGCACATGTTAGGAAAGAGGATGGGCGATTACATGCTTATGGTTGGAGTTTACCTGGAAAACCAAGTGCTCCAGTTAGACAACCCGTTCCTGTTCCAGTTTATTGCAGACCTCTACAGGAATCTGAACCTGGCATGAAGGTGCATTTATctgttattaatatataaaatatatgtaattgttTTTATGTAATCAGATCTAAACACACAGTTAGCGCCATATTCTATTTTGTCTTTCATTATTTAGATATGGTGTGGTGCTGGTGTAAACCTAAGTGGTGGTAAAACACGAGATGGCGGTTGTATGGTTGGGGGAAGTGTGTTTTATGCTGCTGAAGCTCAAGAAGTAAGTACGAATACAAAAAATGAAGTGGAAGATGCTGTTGAACATTTGGATAAGGAGCTTCAAGAGAATGAAAATCAAAGGGTCGAGGCAGAACAATTAGAACAACATCTTAGCTCATTGGTATGGATCTGTACATCGACTCAGAAGATGTCAAAAGTTACTGTGATAGATGCTAACAATCCAGCGGATATTTTGGAAGTCTTTAGCGTTTGTCAAGGACATTTACTTTGCATTGCAAGTGTACCTGGAGCCAAAGAGAGTGATTACACTCAAGCTATGAACGAAGATCCAATTCGAACTGCTAATGGAGTGAATGAGAACGATAATCACGAAGTAAATACGACTTCAAATACTGAACAGAACactcaaaaaaataaacagGAAACTCAAGCCTCGGtggaaaaaaacaaaaatgaatctgaaaatgtatcagaagaacaaaataatgaaaatgttaaaaaatcgGATGATGTTAATCAAAGTGTTACTACTGAACCACAAAGTTCGGAAAATGTAGATAGCGAAACGATAAATTTAGGGAAGGTATACTTTGTGAAAGCTAATTTAGAGGCATCAAACTCGCAACTGGATGAAAAAGAAGATGAAACTgaggagaaagaaaataaagttgaGGAAGATGCACCTATAGAAAAAATGTCTTCAATACAACCGACAATGTGGCTTGGAGCTCAGAATGGTACGGTGTTTGTTCATTCAGCTGTCGCTAAATGGTCAGTTTGTTTGCATTCAGTCAAACTGAAGGATGCTGCACTGGCTATCGTGTATGTACTTTTACTACACATTAAATTgttgtattttaatttacaatacatatgtgatatatatatttcctttTAGACATGTACAAGGACGAGTTCTTGTTGCTCTTGCCGACGGAACCGTTACATTATTTCGAAGAGGTCCAGATGGGCAATGGGATCTGTCTCAGTACCATGTGATTACTTTGGGTAGTCCACAACACTCAATTAGGTGTATGACCGCCGTTAGTGGTAAAACGGTATGGTGCggatatagaaataaaattcatgtAATAGATCCAGTTTTAATGACTGTTGAGGTATATAcgttatacttatctatattttcaaaattttaatatgcAGTAAACTGTGTTAACATATTaaggatatttttataatttaaactTTCAGTGCACTGTGGATGCTCATCCACGGCGAGAGTCGCAAGTGAGACAATTAGCTTGGCTGGGTGAAGGAGTGTGGGTCAGCATTAGATTAGATTCAACACTAAGACTGTATCACGCTCACACTTATCAACATCTTCAGGATGTTGATATTGAACCTTATGTTAGCAAAATGCTTGGAACCGGGAAACTTGGCTTCTCATTTGTAAGAATTACTGCATTACTCATTTCCTCCAACAGGCTGTGGATCGGCACAGGAAACGGAGTAATAATTTCCGTTCCTTTATCTGAAAGTAAgttcaaaaaattaattatattgtaGAAGTTAATAATAAACTAAATGTTAATGTTTATgataataaaatgtttatgAATAAAAGATGTATGTAAAACAGGTGCTGGTGGATCAATGGCAGTATCCAGAGTTCAAGTAGGAAATGCTAAAGGTGATGCACCGGGCGTTGGTATCAGAATTTTTGCCTCGGATCGTGGTGTTACACCCGGTAGTTACATACCTTATTGCAGTATGGCTCATGCTCAACTTAGCTTTCATGGACATAGAGATGCAGTAAAAATGTTCGTTGCAGTGCCTGGTATGTTCATTTATAATTGATTGGTTActattaatttttagaaataaattaatatattacattattgaatttatattGTAGGTCATGGCGGTCAAAGTGCAGTGTCAGATGGTTCTCAACCGGCAATGCTTGTTCTTTCAGGTGGTGAAGGCTATATAGATTTCAGAGTTGgtaagtaatatttataattttaatattgtgTTCTTAACATATTATTCGATTAATGCCCTTATAAGcacgaaaaattaaattcattggGTATATAAAAACGTAATCAAGATGTTgttttatacaattataacACTTGCAGCAGATGAGGCAGAAGACGAGAGTGACGTGGCGACTCATCTGATTGTATGGCAGTTGGTCAGGTATGCCCccagagaaaaatgaaaagcgGTTGATGGATCTTTATTCGATTTACATAACTGTTTGATTGAGTGGATATATCGTTTGTGTTATTTACCAACGAAACTTATACTAACTATTGAGAGTATGTTTTGTGCACGGTGTAATGAAATTCTAAACTAACAAATTCGCTAGTAGTTAGATATATTTCTAACCTgacattgaaataattattctcaTTTCTTTATGAAAATATCGGCATTAAGATGTTAAGGTGTTTATGTACAAGTGTTCTCATTATAATTGTTGCTCTGgattgaaaaataagaacAGTCAATGAAAAGTCATTAGCTTTTGTATAGCACAAACTATTCttacaataattttcattaatagaAAAGCTGTGTCTGCACCTCCGTTTCTTAAGCAATTGTACACCATACAATTGTCCTGCTTCTTTCATTCTCTGGGGGTTGGGCATTTCCAGCTGACATGCATCGTATTGTACAAAAGACAACTGATAATCGCactttttatttacttttactgtgtatttttgtttaatcACTTATCAAGTAATTGTGAATTATTTTGTTCAGGTGATGGAGAAGACACAGAAGATACTATGGAACGATCTAACAGTGCTGTTGCTGCAAATGTTGAAGAACATGGAGAACAAAGTCATCTAATCGTATGGCAAGTGCAATGTCCTTTACCAGTGCCAATGAATGGCTAGCCtagaaattttgtatgttGATCCTGGTGTATGGTTCAGCTTGAATTTCTATAGATAAATCAAGGCGTTTAAACGGTTCTCGTGATATGTTGTCGTGGAATCGATAAATTAGACCTATCATTTGGTCAACCGAATGCCGCATCTAtttaattatacttatataacGATTGTAGCGAAGTACGCAAACGAATACGCATAACAGCGAAAGAAAAGGAGATATTGTACAATTTCTGAGAGTATTAAGAATcatttacaatatttcattACGGATGGTAATTTCTAAacagaaaattttctttcttttaggATATCGTGTTAAGCAACATTGACAAAAGATTAACTTTTTAGATATGGGATATTCATTggggaattttttaaaattgagAGATAAGTAGAATATCTTAACGCAATGCTTATAAACTTTGgctttaaactttaaaaacgtcctttaaaaatattttatcggaATACTAATTCGATGTTACGTATTGATAACGTAATTTGTAACGGAACTTCTTTTCTCTTGATTATGCATGTCTTCTTTGTGCGTCGTTGAACGAGGCACGTATCCAAGAACTAGCTACTTGCGTATACATATAAGAAGTTTTAAGAATGCTTGGAATCAGTGTTGATTGAGGAACGTTGGAGGTATAGCATTACGTTCCCGCCAATGAATGTGATAATGgataaaaatatggaataatgGTTTTCAAAGCTGCCGTGACATTTGCTACTTAGCTGCAATAAAAATCAGGATTACTACATGGAAGTTAGATAACAATCATTGTACAATGTTCATTTGCAGGGATGAGAGGTGCAACCGATTCAAATAGTCTTAGGCATAATCTATTATTGTACATTCTTTCCGTTAGAGAGTATATTATTTTCCAAACTTAAGTGATTTGATTCgcttaaaaaaaatatatatatacgtatacatggaatataatatattttttatgttctGCTACTAACTCTTCTCTAATATCACCGCGTTCGATCGCGcctatttttcttctatcttACAAGACGGTCTCTGAAGAGcgttttaatgaatttatgtGTACATAAACTATTGTGAGATAtttgtatagtgttttatgtAGCATGTAATTTAAGTTTTTGTCCATAAACGAAACAAATGCGATTCTGGTAAATctatacacacacacagatAAACACACAAATTAAATCATATATTTAATCTCTCATCGGTCGCTGTAactttatttttcgtcaatatTACTCCCTCCCTATAACATTACCAAAGACGAGGAACGATTTTATTGTATTCTTTGTACGATTTCAAGCGAGAGATGGTTTAAAAGTTGCGTATCTTAGCTAATGTATAGCGATCCGAACACAGTGTAGTACAACACCTACATGCATTTGAGACTTGGAAAAAGTCGCCATAATACTTGGGCTTATgagaatttttgtaaatttctgtGTTATAAGCGACGAACAGTGAAATTCAGGATGTGTACAATGTATAAGGGCTGCGCATTATTGTGTGTGAGCTCGCTTTCGGTGTCGAGCTCGGAACTGTACCTGGCTCTGATAAAAATGCAATGGCGTTAATAAAGAAAGTTGCGAAACAACACGTCTCGATTTGCTTCTCTTAGCATAAGCATGCGATatttcttttgaaatattaattatagaaCTATTCTTTGTTACAGTTTCTGTAATCTTTGAATTTTGTTGCGGAAGATGTTTTTCTATAAAGAAGATGTACAAAGGTCCCTTTGAAAACTGCTTCTAAAAAATGTATTCCTGTGGAGTATGTTTAGTAAAAGGACAAATAATACAAACGAAAATATGTTTGACTTTCAATAGCAATTAAGCATTTATTCAATGTATGATCGCATTTTGTctatttatatgtacatacttgGACATCTACCCACATACTTTCTATCATACTAGAGATTAATATGGAAATTAATAGACAAATTTTcttaatagaaattaaaattagctTATGACCAGTACTTTACATCTTTTCAAGTTCACAAAACAATCCAGAAACTAATCATATTCAGCTGACACCAAATAAAGTAAGTTTCAACTTCTGAATTCAGTTACATCCAATTATTTAAACGTTAGCTTAAAGTTTTAAGCTGCAATATTTAGTAAACTTTATAAGTATGTACGTACTCTCTAACCAAGAATTGTTTTTGATTTGTGGCAATTGTGTAACAGAGCTATACAAGAAAGTATATCCCGATGTTTCTAagtttgaattatttctttgaatatttacaTAGACTAACTTGTAGGGACAACATCTGATTGTTTCCCAAATAATCGCAATGACTGTTTATACGGGGCGAAGTTGGAGTACGGTTTGCTAACTTCATTTGCGTTGCCGTCCGAATCCTAACCAGCGACCTGAAACTTTACATGCATGAAGTGCAGTAATAAACAGTTTCTGTAAAGTTTCGCTGGTTTCGATGATACTGGCCGGACAACGAGACTGGGTTAGCAAAGCAGGTACGAGAAAATGACTTGTTCAAATCGATGTTTGTGGAACGAAGGTATGATGAAAATAGTACTTGTGCCATTCTTAATGTCTTATGCGTCACAATGCTATATCTAGATGTTGCATTTCCATACTTAATAGCATACTTGCGGTAGCAATTAtcttcaaatatattatacatgttAATCTAGAATCATTATTATCACTACGGTAAATGATTTTTCACATTCTATCAACTAATAtcgacaaataaataatttattatattaattgacGAAAGCGATTGAAGAAGCGATCTTGATGCTTGACGTTTAATGTTATGAAGTAATAATTAGCGTGAGTGATTTTGGaaaatatatgatttttaaaaatcggTGAGTTATTTCTTTTGAACAATGAAACACAATGCTTTACATTTTCTGGCTAAATTTTTCCTACTAAAATTATTTGACCagtgtttatttattttatgcaaGTATCTTTTAATTCGtaaaagattttaattaagAGTATCGTTGTATCGTTCGATGTCCATTGAAGTTACCATCAGCGAGTGTTTGTCGGGTGCTTTTTAAAACTCTGACCTTACTTTTGCAGTCGTAAGTAGTATCGTACTgttactatttttttttttttttttttttgattaaCTATCTGGGAATAGTTAtgtaaatagataaaaataatagagCACTAAGTAGCATCTTTTATTACTTCAAAAGATTTATATGACATATTTATCGATATGAAGATAAACAATAGACATCGATTGTAAATAGATTATcaattaataaatgtaaatttgttaaacactttattttttaaggAAAATCACCGACTTTTTACCATAGAATCTTGACGCGAATACAATGCGAAATAGAATGGacgaaaatagaaaatattcggTCAGTATAGAAATCAGGGTTTGACTTCATATTCGTATTAAgtaatttttttgtttttatgagTTTCTATAATTTTTGTGAAGGTATCCATTCCCGTGACTCATCACTTCGATTTTTATGCAATCATTCTAACTACATTGTTCAGAGTAATTAGACAATTTCGCATTTGAAAGTAAAGTAAACAGTAGACTTTGAAAGATGGGCAAAACTgcaaaaaacattttctttgtTCTGTCTTATGCCTTTTAACATAATTTAGGTGCAATTATCTTACcaattattatcaaattattGCGTATACAAATGATCATATCCATACTAAATTTTGCATAGTAGACAATTTCGCGTTTGacagtaaaataaatatcaggTTTTGAAGGATAAGCAACATTgtgaaagatatttttttcgctctgtaattatatttttttagaaGAATTTAAGTGAAATGGGTTTACCAATTATCAAATCTTTCCGTATATTTGTTATCATATCAGTTGGACCAAAGATACATTTTGCATAGTAGAAGCTAGTTTTAATACATCAAGTACCTCGTTTAGATAGGACTAAATTTATTGTTCTTGTTAAAAAGGATTAAATGCTATTCTTCCGGTATTATTATCGTTTATACAAGTAACAACAATGATGTAAAGCAAAATTTTGTGGAAAATCtctagtatagtatagtaattaaaaatagattgcGGTTATTTACTCAGATAGCCAAATCTACTTTAGCAAATTTTGTCGGATACTTGTACAAAAAGCCTGTAGATTTGATACAGGATTTGTTATATTCGTTTATGTTTGTAGACTATCAGCGgaaatataacaaaatctGCTGGGGCAGATTGGTCGCTGAAATCGAATAAATTCTGCCCGTTAACCTAACAGTTAATGGTAGTAGAAATCGGGCAAAGTCTGTAAAGTCTGTATGGCGTTCAAAACAACAACACAGAATCTTCATCTGCTGCCTTTCTGCCGGCCGATTACGTTGCGCAGATACTGCATTATTTCGGCCATCAATTCGACGTTAGGTTAGGTTAGCAGGATCTGCTCGATTTCTGACGTGAATCCAATATTTGATTCTATTAAACAGGTTTTATTTGCAAACCGACCGCCaaatgtagcggcacatgactATGATTTTGTcatcaaattttatcaattcaTTCATCAATAGGTAGGCATATGGTATGCGGGGTTTATATAATTTCGTATGTTATATACATCCTGTGCATTTTTGTTGCACTTTTAAAttcctataaatgcataaatatccgcagtataataattaatacgaGCTATCTTACTATTTCTCTTTTATACAAAGGGCTTACTTGCTAATTGAATCTGGAAGATAGGGGGCAAGACTTCTTAAGTTAAAAACGATGGAAACTGAGATGTGCAAAGACCGTAGCAATCAAGCCGCAGGTACCTTATTTCAACAATCAAACTCGTGGAATACatattttcccttttttaaATAGCAGCTTATATTTTCTCTTATCTTACGCAAGACTGTTTAGTTAGTTTTTCAGTGAACTTTGAGCAACTTGGTTACAACAATAGCCAATCTCTTGGATTCTTCGCCAAGAGTGGAAGTTCTAATTATTTATGTCCCCCTGGATATAAAAAATCTGAATCGTTTGTCGTAGGTTTAAATTTAAACTTTAGAGAATTActtttgttataaaaattataattttgttcTGTTCGATCTTTTTTGTGAAGAAAGTTAATGTAGTTAGTTTGCGTCCAATGTATTGCAATCCCAAACTTTTAATGAGTAAAATTTTGAGACGCGAAGGAACCTTTTTATTGTGCTATAACATATTTCTACGTTGATATTACtcaataacaaataatatcagAAATCTcagttttccttttttaaattGAAGCATATAATATGCCTACTTGAAAATTAtcaagataaatatttttcaacaaaGGAGTTCCAGATCAAAAGATACTTACACGATAACAATAGAATAgtcatttttcttaataaatgGAAAAGGAATACAATAGTCCGACATCTGGGTAGTTTTACGAGCAAATTTTCAAAGAATGCTGGAAATATTATAGCAAATGTTACACAATTGTGGAAATATTATGGCAAATGTTACACAATTGTGGAAATATTAaacgaatattattaatttgcaTGAAGATGTACGAGAATTtggataaaattatataaattacccacatttttttaaattgataaataatgACTCTTGCAACTGAAATTTAAGTCCGATTAATTTACGTCTTTTTTAACAGCTTCTTCATTTTTAACTAAATCAAATTTATCATCCCCCATCTTCCATTTCTATTTAACTACTTCTATTTAACGTTACGTTAACATACCATCTCATCTGCAACATTTTCTCAAATCAATCTATGCTATCGAACTCTGTTTTTTAACATCGTGGTCATGAAAGGGAATTCAAAGGATTCGCttgatattattttgtcaCTGTTTCCTCTACATACAGTCTACAATTGTACGAAATTTGAAGACGgaaattgaaatgtttaaaaagattATGGTAAATATTGTTCGGTCTTTAATGAATTAAAATCATTGAAAATATTCTGCTAATACAACAAAAATATCCTGGAAATATACTTGATATACGTATACTATTTCGCGATATAGATTATAAATAGATCGATGCAATATCTTATAACCTCTAT includes:
- the LOC126877215 gene encoding JNK-interacting protein 3 isoform X7, whose amino-acid sequence is MSQIEMDQETVYGTHEDSHVVMSEKVQSLAGSIYQEFEKMIARYDEDVVKDLMPLLVNVLECLDISYTENQEREVELELLREDNEQLVTQYEREKQLRKTSDQKLLELEDVAEDERKELLSKIDSLESIVRMLELKTKNSHDHVVRLEEKEAELKREYTRLHERYTELFKTHVDYMERTKMLVGSTERLENSSSGRGPSRLPSLGLTHMSRSSGPLSYGFQSLEASINAEDVDQESPPNVVANLRTEMLDSSSEAAIETSDKSQLTDKPVQANKTTAISRHESPETEIPPPLVTPTSPTVEKLATSGGRSRTEREQRSGNTLYQELSFQDADALGEMDEGADITGSWVHPGEYASSVNDNFFGMGKEVENLIMENNELLATKNALNIVKDDLIVKVDELTSEQEILREEVRGLQQTRERLRQKVATLEEELKKVKEEAEAAAKAAKSDDEEDVSLAQRKRFTRVEMARVLMERNQYKERFMELQEAVRWTEMIRATKTDPSSISSGKVSVWKFFSSLFTGPADRGALVRGPHTLPHMRYSAPTNQVVPAPPLDTMRRRTLKGRHEFFDQGDTISSEKLVARRANERREQYRQVRAHVRKEDGRLHAYGWSLPGKPSAPVRQPVPVPVYCRPLQESEPGMKIWCGAGVNLSGGKTRDGGCMVGGSVFYAAEAQEVSTNTKNEVEDAVEHLDKELQENENQRVEAEQLEQHLSSLVWICTSTQKMSKVTVIDANNPADILEVFSVCQGHLLCIASVPGAKESDYTQAMNEDPIRTANGVNENDNHEVNTTSNTEQNTQKNKQETQASVEKNKNESENVSEEQNNENVKKSDDVNQSVTTEPQSSENVDSETINLGKVYFVKANLEASNSQLDEKEDETEEKENKVEEDAPIEKMSSIQPTMWLGAQNGTVFVHSAVAKWSVCLHSVKLKDAALAIVHVQGRVLVALADGTVTLFRRGPDGQWDLSQYHVITLGSPQHSIRCMTAVSGKTVWCGYRNKIHVIDPVLMTVECTVDAHPRRESQVRQLAWLGEGVWVSIRLDSTLRLYHAHTYQHLQDVDIEPYVSKMLGTGKLGFSFVRITALLISSNRLWIGTGNGVIISVPLSESAGGSMAVSRVQVGNAKGDAPGVGIRIFASDRGVTPGSYIPYCSMAHAQLSFHGHRDAVKMFVAVPGHGGQSAVSDGSQPAMLVLSGGEGYIDFRVGDGEDTEDTMERSNSAVAANVEEHGEQSHLIVWQVQCPLPVPMNG
- the LOC126877215 gene encoding JNK-interacting protein 3 isoform X3 is translated as MSQIEMDQETVYGTHEDSHVVMSEKVQSLAGSIYQEFEKMIARYDEDVVKDLMPLLVNVLECLDISYTENQEREVELELLREDNEQLVTQYEREKQLRKTSDQKLLELEDVAEDERKELLSKIDSLESIVRMLELKTKNSHDHVVRLEEKEAELKREYTRLHERYTELFKTHVDYMERTKMLVGSTERLENSSSGRGPSRLPSLGLTHMSRSSGPLSYGFQSLEASINAEDVDQESPPNVVANLRTEMLDSSSEAAIETSDKSQLTDKPVQANKTTAISRHESPETEIPPPLVTPTSPTVEKLATSGGRSRTEREQRSGNTLYQELSFQDADALGEMDEGADITGSWVHPGEYASSGMGKEVENLIMENNELLATKNALNIVKDDLIVKVDELTSEQEILREEVRGLQQTRERLRQKVATLEEELKKVKEEAEAAAKAAKSDDEEDVSLAQRKRFTRVEMARVLMERNQYKERFMELQEAVRWTEMIRATKTDPSSISSGKVSVWKFFSSLFTGPADRGALVRGPHTLPHMRYSAPTNQVVPAPPLDTMRRRTLKGRHEFFDQGDTIDTWLFWFSVGCLLASRSSEKLVARRANERREQYRQVRAHVRKEDGRLHAYGWSLPGKPSAPVRQPVPVPVYCRPLQESEPGMKIWCGAGVNLSGGKTRDGGCMVGGSVFYAAEAQEVSTNTKNEVEDAVEHLDKELQENENQRVEAEQLEQHLSSLVWICTSTQKMSKVTVIDANNPADILEVFSVCQGHLLCIASVPGAKESDYTQAMNEDPIRTANGVNENDNHEVNTTSNTEQNTQKNKQETQASVEKNKNESENVSEEQNNENVKKSDDVNQSVTTEPQSSENVDSETINLGKVYFVKANLEASNSQLDEKEDETEEKENKVEEDAPIEKMSSIQPTMWLGAQNGTVFVHSAVAKWSVCLHSVKLKDAALAIVHVQGRVLVALADGTVTLFRRGPDGQWDLSQYHVITLGSPQHSIRCMTAVSGKTVWCGYRNKIHVIDPVLMTVECTVDAHPRRESQVRQLAWLGEGVWVSIRLDSTLRLYHAHTYQHLQDVDIEPYVSKMLGTGKLGFSFVRITALLISSNRLWIGTGNGVIISVPLSENVCKTGAGGSMAVSRVQVGNAKGDAPGVGIRIFASDRGVTPGSYIPYCSMAHAQLSFHGHRDAVKMFVAVPGHGGQSAVSDGSQPAMLVLSGGEGYIDFRVGDGEDTEDTMERSNSAVAANVEEHGEQSHLIVWQVQCPLPVPMNG